A part of Leptospira wolffii serovar Khorat str. Khorat-H2 genomic DNA contains:
- the rpsD gene encoding 30S ribosomal protein S4 yields MARYRGPVVKLMRREGVNLYLKSSFTFNKDKFHRKGPPGMQPKRKPKVSEYGAQLREKQKLKRAYGLLEKQFRSLYEEASHSHGVTGEILLQLLERRLDNVVYRLGFAVTRRQARNFIAHNHILVNGEKVDIPSFRLSVGDKIEIKPKFRTSGFITQNIQLAQSLNNIPSWVSSDFIQFSGEILSLPERHHIDIPVKEQVIVELYSK; encoded by the coding sequence ATGGCAAGATATAGAGGACCTGTCGTTAAACTAATGAGGAGAGAGGGAGTAAACCTCTACCTCAAATCCAGTTTTACTTTCAATAAGGATAAGTTCCACAGAAAGGGACCTCCTGGAATGCAACCTAAACGGAAACCGAAAGTTTCCGAGTACGGCGCTCAGCTCCGCGAAAAGCAAAAGCTGAAAAGAGCATACGGACTACTAGAGAAACAATTCCGTAGCTTATACGAAGAAGCTTCCCATTCTCACGGTGTAACCGGTGAGATTCTTCTTCAGCTTCTGGAAAGAAGATTAGATAACGTGGTGTATCGCCTCGGTTTCGCGGTGACCAGACGCCAAGCTAGAAACTTCATCGCTCACAACCATATTCTGGTGAACGGCGAGAAAGTGGACATTCCTTCTTTCCGTTTGAGCGTCGGCGATAAGATCGAGATTAAGCCTAAATTCAGGACTTCCGGGTTCATTACTCAGAACATCCAGTTGGCTCAATCCTTGAATAATATTCCTTCTTGGGTGTCTTCCGACTTCATCCAGTTTTCGGGAGAAATTCTGTCTCTACCGGAGCGTCATCATATCGACATCCCGGTAAAAGAACAGGTGATCGTGGAGTTGTACTCCAAGTAA
- the rpsM gene encoding 30S ribosomal protein S13 — translation MARIAGIDLPREKRVVIGLTYIFGIGQSTSRKVLAKAGVEEKVRVKDLTDAQEAAIRKVIEESVKVEGDLRSENQLNIKRLMDIGCYRGLRHRKGLPVRGQRTRTNARTRKGVKKTVANKKKVTK, via the coding sequence ATGGCTCGTATCGCAGGTATAGATCTTCCGAGAGAAAAAAGAGTCGTTATCGGTCTGACGTATATTTTCGGGATCGGTCAATCCACTTCCCGCAAGGTTCTCGCCAAAGCAGGAGTAGAGGAAAAGGTCCGAGTTAAGGATCTGACCGACGCTCAAGAAGCGGCGATCCGTAAAGTGATCGAGGAAAGCGTCAAGGTGGAAGGAGATCTTCGCTCCGAAAACCAACTCAATATCAAACGATTGATGGATATCGGATGCTATAGAGGCCTGCGTCATAGAAAAGGACTTCCGGTTCGCGGTCAAAGAACCAGAACCAACGCCCGTACTCGTAAGGGTGTTAAGAAGACCGTTGCCAACAAGAAAAAGGTGACTAAGTAA
- the rpmD gene encoding 50S ribosomal protein L30, which translates to METVIVTQIKSSIGIKKGQKLTLAALGLRKPGQQRKHTLTPQVKGMIYDVQHLVRVDKA; encoded by the coding sequence ATGGAAACTGTAATCGTTACTCAGATCAAAAGCAGTATCGGGATCAAGAAAGGCCAGAAATTGACTCTGGCCGCTTTGGGACTCCGTAAACCCGGACAACAAAGAAAACACACTCTGACCCCCCAGGTAAAGGGAATGATTTACGATGTCCAACACCTGGTCCGAGTGGATAAGGCCTAA
- the rpmJ gene encoding 50S ribosomal protein L36 — protein sequence MKVRTSVKKICTSCKVIRRKGVIRVICTNPKHKQRQA from the coding sequence ATGAAAGTAAGAACTTCCGTAAAAAAAATCTGCACTAGCTGCAAAGTTATCAGAAGAAAAGGTGTGATCCGCGTGATCTGCACCAACCCTAAACACAAGCAAAGGCAAGCATAA
- the infA gene encoding translation initiation factor IF-1, whose product MAKEDAITVDGTVLEPLPNAMFRVELENGHKVLAHISGKMRMHYIRILPGDKVTVELSPYDLTKGRITYRKK is encoded by the coding sequence TTGGCAAAAGAAGATGCAATCACCGTGGACGGTACCGTTTTGGAACCTCTTCCAAACGCGATGTTCCGCGTAGAACTGGAAAACGGGCACAAAGTATTGGCTCATATTTCCGGCAAAATGAGAATGCATTATATCCGAATCCTCCCAGGGGACAAAGTCACCGTGGAGCTTTCTCCTTACGATTTGACCAAGGGTAGAATTACCTACCGCAAAAAATAG
- a CDS encoding PP2C family protein-serine/threonine phosphatase — translation MEEKKELITERIIASGPVTINRIRFGLAGLFLASLAASWAQSSAAQNAAYLIGTSAMLGYAIYNHLSYKKQGKIPPMVGKVSVLADITILSVVMFVASWTDRDMASGVIRQMVLYAINMIFIVYSVLLLSPTVAKLSGIFSVVGQGLVILNTIFRGVEFTEDELKVISPGYASISEQALKLVFLAVVSYITRSVILIFRRIGAVEEEYSNTLEQKVDERTVEVTKRMEEIQALKVQQDGDYYLTSLLSKPLMTNWNTSQEVNTTFYIEQKKKFTFKNRESELGGDVCISGNLLFGEDREKWTFFLNGDAMGKSLQGAGGAIVLGTAVNNIMTRSAGHGKVIDTSPENWIRQTHRELDEIFKTFDGTMMASVIFGLVNDRTGKIMIFNAEHPWAVLYRDEKASFLSTELSAWKLGSPFGSSIKIHESYLQPGDVVFIGSDGRDDININSQGTWKMNEDETLFLRIVEEAGGELEFISDKLHAVGAIADDLSLIRIGYKEVIQPDHPKYAGAVEKYNEARIHIQRKEIPIAIELLETAWSLAPNFKEAPRLLGQIHYDRKEYTKASRWLERYLSLDPDSQNIWFLASLCYKHMKDFKKAADAAEKVRQTQPHRLANLINLSDNYRLLNQFEDARSVLEKAKELDGDSALVGKLDEFLRSKGY, via the coding sequence ATGGAAGAAAAAAAGGAACTCATAACGGAGAGAATCATAGCCTCCGGTCCGGTCACGATCAACCGAATCCGATTCGGCCTCGCAGGACTCTTCTTGGCCTCGTTGGCCGCTTCTTGGGCCCAAAGTTCCGCAGCTCAGAATGCGGCTTATCTGATTGGCACGAGTGCGATGCTCGGCTATGCGATTTACAACCATCTTTCTTATAAGAAACAAGGTAAAATCCCCCCAATGGTAGGTAAGGTTTCCGTTCTTGCCGATATCACCATTCTTTCCGTAGTCATGTTCGTAGCTTCCTGGACGGATAGGGATATGGCCTCAGGGGTCATTCGCCAGATGGTTTTATATGCCATCAATATGATCTTCATCGTATATTCCGTTCTATTACTTTCTCCTACGGTGGCCAAACTCTCCGGAATCTTCAGCGTAGTCGGTCAAGGTTTAGTAATCCTGAATACTATCTTCAGAGGCGTGGAATTTACCGAAGACGAACTCAAAGTGATTTCTCCCGGGTATGCTTCCATTTCGGAACAGGCCTTGAAGCTCGTATTCCTAGCAGTCGTTTCCTATATCACACGGAGTGTAATTCTGATCTTCCGTAGGATCGGAGCAGTAGAGGAAGAATACTCGAATACCCTAGAACAGAAAGTGGACGAGAGAACGGTTGAAGTCACGAAGAGAATGGAAGAGATTCAGGCTCTCAAAGTGCAACAGGACGGTGACTATTATCTCACTTCTCTCTTGAGCAAGCCTCTCATGACCAACTGGAACACTTCCCAGGAAGTAAATACCACCTTCTACATTGAACAGAAAAAGAAATTCACTTTCAAGAACCGGGAATCGGAATTGGGAGGAGATGTTTGCATTAGCGGTAACCTTCTCTTCGGAGAGGACAGGGAAAAATGGACCTTCTTCCTAAACGGTGATGCGATGGGAAAATCCCTGCAAGGAGCGGGTGGTGCCATCGTACTCGGAACCGCAGTGAATAATATTATGACCCGCTCCGCCGGTCACGGTAAGGTAATAGATACGAGCCCGGAGAATTGGATTCGCCAGACTCATAGGGAGCTGGACGAGATCTTCAAGACATTCGACGGAACGATGATGGCATCGGTCATCTTCGGATTGGTGAACGATCGGACGGGGAAAATAATGATATTCAACGCCGAGCATCCTTGGGCTGTCTTATACAGGGACGAGAAGGCGTCTTTTCTCTCGACAGAACTTTCCGCCTGGAAATTAGGATCTCCTTTCGGTTCCAGTATTAAGATTCACGAATCCTATCTCCAGCCCGGAGACGTTGTATTCATAGGCTCAGACGGAAGGGACGATATCAATATCAACTCCCAAGGCACCTGGAAAATGAACGAGGATGAGACGTTATTCCTTCGTATCGTGGAAGAAGCGGGAGGAGAGCTGGAATTCATCTCGGACAAACTCCATGCGGTCGGAGCCATCGCGGACGACCTATCCTTGATTCGGATCGGATATAAGGAAGTCATTCAACCAGATCATCCGAAATATGCCGGGGCTGTCGAAAAGTATAACGAGGCTCGGATCCATATTCAGAGAAAAGAAATCCCGATCGCAATCGAGCTTTTGGAAACCGCTTGGAGTCTCGCTCCGAATTTCAAGGAAGCGCCTCGACTACTCGGTCAAATCCACTACGATCGAAAGGAATATACGAAAGCGTCCAGATGGCTGGAACGTTATCTTAGCTTGGATCCGGATTCCCAAAACATCTGGTTCCTCGCGTCCTTATGCTATAAACACATGAAGGATTTCAAAAAGGCCGCAGACGCTGCGGAAAAAGTCCGTCAGACCCAACCTCATAGGCTCGCCAATCTCATCAATCTATCGGACAATTACAGATTGCTAAACCAATTCGAAGACGCGCGTTCCGTCCTGGAAAAAGCCAAGGAACTGGACGGAGATAGCGCGCTTGTAGGAAAACTGGACGAGTTTCTTAGATCGAAAGGGTACTGA
- a CDS encoding DNA-directed RNA polymerase subunit alpha, protein MSLKSLLKGFKRPKKIEFTTEANTPNYGKFVAEPFERGFATTIGNSLRRTLMSSIEGASISALRIEGVNHEFSYIEGVAEDVTRIILNLKQVRIKYEPEDKDQSKVIHLELKGAGYFRAGDLAVDSSIEIMNPDLHIATLNEDANLVLDLEIQRGRGYVPAEDKKKDIEVLGTIPIDSIFSPVQKVIFEISETRVAQRSDYEKLTLEVWTDGSISPEDAVAQAAKILKEHLTVFINFEEELEEEEDELDEADEKLKASLSKHVEELELSVRSLNVLRSLEIDFVGDLVKRSEEEMSKSKHYSEQSLAELKSKLAGLGLSFGMRDF, encoded by the coding sequence GTGTCTCTTAAAAGCTTACTGAAAGGATTTAAACGTCCTAAAAAGATCGAATTTACGACCGAAGCGAACACTCCGAACTACGGAAAATTCGTCGCGGAACCTTTCGAACGCGGTTTTGCGACCACGATCGGAAACTCTCTTCGTAGGACTCTCATGTCCTCTATCGAAGGAGCGTCTATTTCCGCTCTTCGTATCGAAGGCGTGAACCATGAGTTTTCCTATATCGAAGGAGTCGCGGAAGACGTTACCAGAATTATTCTGAACCTCAAGCAAGTTCGTATCAAGTACGAGCCTGAGGACAAAGACCAAAGCAAAGTGATCCACTTGGAACTGAAAGGCGCAGGCTATTTCAGAGCGGGAGATCTGGCTGTAGATTCTTCCATCGAGATCATGAATCCCGACCTTCATATCGCTACTCTGAACGAGGATGCGAATCTGGTTCTGGATTTGGAAATCCAAAGAGGAAGAGGATACGTTCCTGCGGAAGATAAGAAGAAGGACATAGAAGTTCTGGGAACTATCCCGATCGACTCCATCTTCTCTCCGGTCCAAAAAGTAATCTTCGAGATTTCCGAGACCCGTGTGGCTCAAAGATCCGATTACGAAAAACTGACTCTGGAAGTATGGACTGACGGATCTATTTCTCCTGAGGATGCGGTTGCACAAGCGGCTAAGATCCTAAAAGAGCACCTTACGGTATTCATCAACTTCGAAGAAGAACTCGAAGAAGAAGAGGACGAACTCGACGAGGCGGACGAGAAACTCAAGGCTTCTCTTTCCAAACATGTCGAGGAGTTGGAACTTTCCGTTCGTTCCCTGAACGTTCTTCGTAGTCTGGAAATCGATTTCGTAGGAGACCTCGTCAAGAGATCCGAAGAAGAGATGTCCAAATCCAAACATTATAGCGAGCAAAGTCTCGCGGAACTTAAGTCCAAACTCGCCGGTTTGGGTCTTTCGTTCGGAATGAGAGATTTCTAA
- the rpsK gene encoding 30S ribosomal protein S11 yields MAEDKKGKKEKKVKKKEKKVVPRGKVYITASFNNTIITITDLAGNTLAWSTAGAMGFRGSKKSTPYAAQIAAGNAAEKAIDSTGLAEVDVLVSGPGIGRESAIRSLVARGLSIKMIKDVTPLPHNGCRPRKRRRV; encoded by the coding sequence ATGGCTGAAGATAAGAAAGGCAAGAAAGAAAAGAAAGTTAAGAAGAAGGAGAAAAAGGTCGTTCCTCGTGGAAAGGTCTATATCACCGCTTCTTTTAACAATACCATCATCACCATCACCGACTTGGCAGGAAACACTCTGGCATGGTCCACCGCAGGTGCTATGGGTTTCCGTGGATCCAAAAAATCCACTCCGTATGCGGCTCAGATCGCCGCAGGAAACGCCGCAGAGAAAGCGATCGATTCTACCGGTTTGGCCGAAGTGGACGTTCTCGTTTCCGGTCCTGGGATCGGACGTGAATCCGCAATTCGCTCCTTGGTAGCTCGCGGACTTTCCATTAAAATGATCAAGGACGTTACTCCTTTACCGCATAACGGCTGTCGTCCCCGTAAGAGAAGAAGGGTTTAA
- the rplF gene encoding 50S ribosomal protein L6 produces MSRIGKAEIKLPDKVEVKQDNSIIRVKGPLGELQTPIFAGISLKSESGTVKLERASEEQNVVALHGLTRALLMNSVKGVTSGWEKNLEITGVGYRAAKRGEDLVMNLGFSHEVVYKTPKGIKIEVIEQVKIKITGIDKQLVGQVAADIRAKKPPEPYKGKGIKYNDEFIKRKAGKTGKK; encoded by the coding sequence ATGTCCAGGATTGGAAAAGCAGAAATCAAACTTCCTGATAAAGTGGAAGTAAAACAGGATAATAGCATTATCCGCGTGAAAGGTCCTCTTGGCGAGCTCCAGACTCCGATCTTTGCGGGAATTTCCCTCAAGAGCGAATCGGGAACCGTTAAGCTGGAAAGAGCAAGCGAAGAGCAGAATGTTGTAGCTCTTCACGGACTCACCCGCGCTCTTCTTATGAATAGCGTTAAGGGTGTGACCAGCGGCTGGGAAAAGAACTTAGAAATTACCGGGGTCGGTTATCGTGCTGCTAAGCGCGGAGAAGATCTGGTAATGAACCTGGGGTTCTCCCATGAAGTGGTTTATAAGACCCCGAAAGGAATCAAGATCGAAGTCATCGAGCAGGTGAAGATCAAGATCACCGGGATCGACAAACAACTCGTAGGTCAAGTCGCAGCCGATATTCGCGCTAAGAAACCTCCTGAGCCCTATAAAGGTAAAGGAATCAAGTACAACGACGAATTCATTAAGAGAAAGGCCGGAAAAACCGGTAAGAAGTAG
- the rplO gene encoding 50S ribosomal protein L15 — MSKERIKTALAFGKERAPKGDKPANNTIPAPEGSSKAKKRLGRGIGSKTGKTGGRGSKGQYARNTVRRGFEGGQMPIHRRLPKRGFTSIFHKDFFPINLRDLEKSGLTGNIDAKIMVESKILDKETTLFKILGTGEITKAIHIVADGFSASAKEKIEKAGGSVKLRSEAPKEA; from the coding sequence ATGAGCAAAGAAAGAATTAAAACCGCTCTGGCGTTCGGAAAAGAGCGCGCACCAAAAGGCGACAAGCCTGCAAACAATACGATTCCCGCTCCGGAAGGTTCTTCTAAGGCGAAGAAGCGTCTGGGTCGTGGTATCGGTTCCAAAACCGGTAAGACCGGAGGTCGCGGTTCCAAAGGACAGTACGCGAGAAATACCGTTCGTAGGGGATTCGAAGGTGGGCAGATGCCTATCCACAGAAGGCTCCCTAAGCGCGGATTTACCTCCATTTTTCACAAGGACTTCTTCCCAATCAACTTGAGAGACCTTGAGAAAAGCGGATTGACCGGCAACATAGATGCCAAAATTATGGTTGAATCGAAGATTCTCGATAAAGAGACCACTCTTTTCAAGATTCTGGGAACCGGAGAGATCACGAAAGCCATTCATATCGTGGCAGACGGCTTCTCCGCCTCCGCAAAAGAAAAGATAGAGAAAGCCGGAGGATCCGTAAAGCTCCGCTCCGAAGCCCCTAAAGAGGCTTAA
- the rpsE gene encoding 30S ribosomal protein S5 has protein sequence MAYEQDQEQKEFNEKVVKIDRVAKVVKGGRRFSFNALTVVGDAKGKVGIGFGKANEVPDAIRKSIESAKKNLVKIQFRGHTIPHEVIGKFKSARVILKPSTAGTGIIAGGSVRSVVEKAGIQDILSKSWGSSNPVNIVKATLDALQQLETPVLAARKRGISLARLFGNDVG, from the coding sequence ATGGCGTACGAACAAGACCAAGAGCAGAAAGAATTTAACGAGAAGGTCGTGAAAATCGACCGCGTTGCCAAGGTGGTAAAAGGGGGACGTCGTTTCTCCTTTAACGCTCTGACAGTAGTCGGTGACGCCAAGGGAAAAGTAGGGATCGGATTCGGTAAAGCGAACGAGGTTCCAGATGCGATCCGTAAATCCATCGAGTCCGCGAAAAAGAATCTGGTTAAGATCCAATTCAGAGGACATACCATTCCTCACGAAGTGATCGGAAAATTCAAATCGGCAAGAGTGATCCTGAAACCCTCCACTGCGGGAACCGGGATCATCGCCGGAGGATCCGTTCGTTCCGTAGTGGAAAAAGCGGGAATCCAAGACATTCTTAGCAAATCTTGGGGATCTTCCAACCCTGTAAACATCGTAAAGGCGACTCTGGACGCTCTCCAACAATTGGAGACTCCTGTTCTTGCGGCTCGCAAGAGAGGAATCAGCCTCGCTCGCCTATTCGGAAACGACGTAGGATAA
- a CDS encoding class II aldolase/adducin family protein yields the protein MKIPESPIELQEFLPQLVKEGILDKQGCASVKIGKSIWITPKKADLNVIGKKNKNVLLEIPLVADQIFPKDVPEEAAKHLALYLARPEFNVILHSTQENVQTCSMAGETVRPYLDDMAQIVGPNAKVVGNSNDPQSLKKLVSAIARRNAVYVKNAGALCAHKTLDDAHAVCMVLEKASKAFVESRILGGGKPVPWLEAEAIRFVYQRKYSKQAEKNR from the coding sequence ATGAAGATACCGGAAAGCCCCATCGAGCTACAGGAATTCCTACCTCAATTGGTAAAGGAAGGAATCCTGGATAAACAGGGATGCGCAAGCGTGAAGATCGGAAAAAGCATTTGGATCACTCCTAAGAAAGCCGATCTAAACGTAATCGGAAAAAAGAATAAGAACGTTTTATTAGAAATACCTTTAGTAGCGGATCAAATTTTTCCGAAAGACGTTCCGGAGGAAGCGGCAAAACATCTGGCTTTGTATCTAGCGAGGCCCGAATTCAACGTTATCTTGCATTCTACTCAGGAGAATGTGCAAACCTGCTCCATGGCGGGAGAAACCGTTCGTCCTTATTTGGACGATATGGCTCAGATCGTAGGCCCGAATGCTAAAGTAGTAGGCAATTCTAACGATCCGCAATCCCTCAAGAAACTCGTATCCGCAATTGCCAGAAGGAACGCGGTTTACGTGAAGAATGCGGGAGCGCTCTGCGCTCATAAGACTCTGGACGACGCCCATGCGGTATGCATGGTTTTAGAAAAGGCAAGTAAAGCCTTCGTGGAATCCAGAATTCTAGGCGGAGGAAAACCTGTCCCTTGGCTGGAAGCGGAAGCCATCCGTTTCGTTTACCAAAGAAAATACTCCAAACAAGCGGAAAAGAATCGTTAA
- the secY gene encoding preprotein translocase subunit SecY: MLTSIANIFKIPELRNKVFFTLGMLLLFRLGTHITIPGIDPKVVSAIALDANASEGLVGMFDMFAGGALLNFSIFALGIMPYISSSIIMQLVMVLVPSLQKLQKEGEEGRKKISQYTKYGTIILCAVQSLAVIRLAQRWSYGADNSPALHPGLIHSSVESWFFFIALLSITTGTVLLIWLGEQITERGIGNGISLLIFAGIVGRLPVSVAQLFRENFVDGLNIIILLLLFILLIALTVLLTQGVRKVPLQYGKQMVGRRMVQAKSQSIPFKVNGASVMPIIFASSLLLFPQTIIQQIAELPNWAGWVVLLDYLNPFSQIWYHAAVYFLIYIGLIVFFAYFYTAIQFNPSELAENLRKYNGFIPGIRPGSHTKEYIEKVLNRITLPGAVFLAGLALAPYVIIRFLDLGTNSGGGSLVYTFGGTSLLIMVGVALETLKQLESQLLMRNYDGFLKKSKIKGRS; encoded by the coding sequence ATGCTGACTTCGATCGCAAATATCTTCAAAATTCCCGAGCTAAGGAATAAGGTTTTCTTTACCCTCGGCATGCTCTTGCTTTTCCGTCTAGGCACTCATATCACGATTCCCGGTATCGATCCTAAGGTAGTCTCTGCGATCGCTTTGGACGCAAACGCTTCCGAAGGACTCGTCGGAATGTTCGATATGTTCGCGGGAGGAGCTCTTCTGAACTTCTCCATCTTCGCTTTAGGGATCATGCCTTATATTTCTTCTTCCATCATCATGCAATTAGTGATGGTACTTGTTCCTTCTTTACAAAAACTCCAAAAAGAGGGAGAAGAAGGTCGTAAGAAGATTTCCCAATATACCAAATACGGTACTATTATTCTTTGTGCGGTTCAATCTCTCGCAGTGATTCGTCTGGCACAACGCTGGTCTTATGGAGCGGACAATAGCCCCGCTCTTCACCCGGGACTCATCCATTCTTCCGTAGAATCCTGGTTCTTCTTCATCGCATTATTATCCATTACTACCGGGACCGTTCTTTTGATCTGGCTCGGAGAGCAAATCACAGAGAGAGGGATCGGTAACGGTATTTCTCTTTTGATCTTCGCCGGTATCGTAGGCCGTCTTCCTGTTTCCGTAGCGCAACTCTTCCGTGAGAATTTCGTAGACGGACTGAATATCATCATCCTACTGTTACTGTTCATTCTACTCATCGCTCTTACCGTTCTTCTCACCCAGGGGGTTCGTAAGGTGCCTCTGCAATACGGCAAGCAGATGGTAGGACGCAGAATGGTTCAGGCTAAATCGCAAAGCATTCCTTTCAAAGTGAACGGTGCGAGCGTAATGCCGATTATCTTCGCTTCTTCTTTATTATTATTTCCGCAAACGATCATCCAACAGATCGCCGAGCTTCCTAACTGGGCGGGCTGGGTCGTTCTTCTCGACTATCTGAACCCGTTCTCTCAGATTTGGTATCACGCTGCGGTATACTTCCTGATCTACATCGGGCTCATCGTATTCTTCGCATATTTTTATACTGCGATCCAATTCAATCCGAGCGAACTCGCTGAGAATCTACGTAAATATAACGGATTCATTCCAGGTATCCGTCCAGGTTCTCATACCAAAGAATATATCGAGAAAGTTCTGAATCGAATCACTCTTCCGGGTGCGGTATTCTTGGCGGGACTCGCGCTCGCTCCTTATGTTATCATTCGTTTCTTGGATTTAGGGACCAATTCAGGAGGAGGATCCTTGGTATACACCTTCGGAGGAACCTCTCTCTTGATCATGGTAGGGGTGGCTCTGGAAACTCTGAAGCAATTGGAATCCCAACTGCTCATGAGAAATTATGACGGCTTCCTGAAGAAATCCAAAATTAAGGGAAGGTCCTAA
- a CDS encoding DUF86 domain-containing protein — protein sequence MAEWRRIADLRDFIAHGYHEIDDDIIRNVVRNHLASLKTRIMKIISKQVIGTVKNKKPQGRTNRLGVYLPSLKGEFIFS from the coding sequence TTGGCGGAATGGAGACGGATAGCCGACTTACGGGATTTCATAGCTCATGGCTATCATGAGATAGACGACGATATCATTCGGAATGTCGTCAGGAACCATCTAGCTTCTTTAAAAACTCGGATTATGAAAATCATCTCCAAGCAAGTTATAGGTACAGTAAAAAATAAAAAACCCCAAGGCAGAACGAACCGCCTCGGGGTATATCTCCCATCTCTAAAAGGGGAATTTATTTTTTCTTAG
- the rplQ gene encoding 50S ribosomal protein L17, whose protein sequence is MNKRNKVKHLNREKGHRDALINNMITSLFKYERIESTQAKLKVVRSHAEKIITRAKRNLVADIAPAVALHNKREVLKRVKDRNIVTKLFEDIAVRYASTNGGYTRLLKLVNRPSDNSEVGILELTARKDRPALLQEIRDKREAVSDAKKAKAAAPAPEKKEKAPKKEAAPKPKKKPAAAPSKVVKKKAPAKAKPKKK, encoded by the coding sequence ATGAACAAAAGAAATAAAGTAAAACATCTCAACCGCGAAAAGGGTCATAGAGACGCGTTGATCAATAACATGATCACAAGCCTTTTCAAATACGAGAGAATCGAATCCACCCAAGCTAAACTGAAAGTGGTTCGCTCTCATGCGGAGAAAATCATCACTAGAGCCAAGAGAAATCTGGTTGCCGATATCGCTCCGGCAGTAGCTCTTCATAATAAACGCGAAGTTTTGAAAAGAGTGAAGGATCGTAATATCGTAACTAAGCTTTTCGAAGATATCGCGGTTCGTTACGCAAGCACCAACGGAGGTTATACTCGTCTGTTGAAACTTGTGAATCGTCCTTCCGATAACTCCGAAGTGGGCATCCTCGAATTGACCGCACGCAAAGATCGTCCTGCTCTTCTCCAAGAGATCAGAGACAAGAGAGAAGCGGTTTCCGACGCTAAGAAAGCGAAGGCTGCAGCTCCGGCTCCGGAGAAAAAAGAGAAGGCGCCTAAAAAAGAAGCCGCTCCGAAGCCTAAGAAAAAACCTGCGGCCGCTCCTAGCAAAGTCGTGAAGAAAAAAGCTCCGGCTAAGGCAAAACCTAAGAAAAAATAA
- a CDS encoding adenylate kinase: MNSIIFMGPPGAGKGTQAKILCDSLGIPQISTGDILRAAVKNGTPMGLEAKKFMDAGDLVPDSVVIGIIKDRLVEPDCKNGFLLDGFPRTVEQADALDKILHSEGVKIKRAINLEVPDAELLQRLLKRAEIEGRSDDNEATIKSRLETYNKKTLPLLDYYAAKGNLSRVNGVGNLEQVTELIQKELA, encoded by the coding sequence ATGAATTCCATCATTTTCATGGGCCCTCCGGGTGCGGGAAAAGGTACCCAAGCTAAGATTCTTTGCGACAGTTTGGGAATTCCTCAGATTTCCACTGGTGATATTCTTCGCGCGGCCGTGAAGAATGGGACCCCAATGGGTTTGGAAGCGAAGAAGTTCATGGATGCCGGAGACTTGGTCCCGGATTCGGTTGTGATCGGTATTATCAAAGATCGTCTCGTAGAGCCTGATTGTAAAAACGGATTCCTCTTGGATGGATTTCCAAGAACCGTGGAACAAGCGGATGCTTTGGACAAGATTCTTCACTCCGAAGGAGTTAAGATCAAGAGAGCGATCAACCTGGAAGTTCCCGATGCGGAACTTCTACAGCGCTTGCTGAAACGTGCGGAGATAGAAGGTCGCTCCGACGATAACGAGGCTACGATCAAGAGTCGTTTGGAGACCTACAACAAAAAGACTCTGCCTCTATTGGACTATTATGCAGCGAAGGGAAACCTGTCTCGTGTAAACGGAGTGGGGAACCTGGAGCAAGTCACAGAACTCATCCAGAAGGAGTTAGCGTAA